From the genome of Sporomusa sphaeroides DSM 2875:
TATGCAGGTCATTAACGAACGAATACCTCGCATCCATCGGCTATGATGATATAGCCAAAAGATACGAGGTATTGCACTTAAGCTATTGAACCGCCGTATACGGATCCGTACGTACGGTGGTGTGAGAAGTCGGCTACTCAACTAATGCGTAGCCTCTTACTCGATTTTAAGAACACTTAAAAACGAGTAAAAATTTAATCGCTAGTAACAAACTAGTGACAGGCTAGTTTGTCGACACGTTGATATTTAAAACAAATATTAATGTGAGGACTCAAAATTAATGTTGTTGCAAGTCAAAATTGGGATACAAAGATATTAGTTTTACCCTGGCATTATCCGCTGTAAAATGCCAGCTAACTTTCGATACTTTTTGGTTTCGTTCATTTTCCCAGCATCGCAATTGTGTCTTTAGACGAAACATAGTATCAATCCTTCGGGAAAGACATTGTCTGGTCATAACATTCAATTCGATTTCTGCTATGTTAAGCCAGCTTCCGTGTTTAGGCGTGTAATGTAGTTCTAAGCGTTTTATAATTCTTCGAGCTTCTTGCGGCGCAAAGACTTTATAAAGCGATGCTGGCCTATGTGTGTTTAGGTTATCCATTACTATGTGGTTACTGCAAACGAGTGTTTTATACTGAAAACAAACGCATGTTCTGTGGTGAGGTGCGACATGGAAAACAAATACAAAATATCTATCGGTATAACTGCTTATCATGGCAAGGACGGAAAAATAAAGTCCCTCTACATGCATTGGGAAGACGGTCGCAAGTTTGAGGTTGACCGCGTACTGTGGACGTTCGAATGGCAGCATCCTTAAAGGTTGGCGGACATGGCATGAGGTACACATGCAGAATTGCTGGCAAGCAGGTTTATTTGTTTTGCGTTGATGGTAAGTGGTTTATTGAGCGGTAAATATTACTCATGACCGGCAAGCCCCGGGCTTACTGGCGATACGGCTACATAGATTTATGCTTAAAGCCCAAAAAGCCTTTGTTTACAAGGGTTTCACGCAACGACAAACTAAAACATATAACCGAATAACCATACCCAACGCTGTCTGAATGGCACACAAGCTAAGGATGACATTTTTTCAATTCATGTACAGTTGACAAAGTTATTTTCTAACAACAATTTTGTTGCCGTTTTTTTATTAAAAGAGTATCATATATTATGTATAAGTATGATTATGGGAGGTGATTTCCTATGGCAACGGCGGAACAAATAAAAAGTTTAGTGAAAGCATATGTTGACCATAATGATGAAAAGTTCAAAACCGTTGTGTTGCAAATTGCTGCCCATGAAGCAAAATTAGGACATGACAAAATGGCTCGTGACCTAAAAACACTTATTGACAAGGTTGGAACAAAACGTGGAAGTATCGTGCAGTTAAATTCTCAAAATCCTATGTTAGAACTAAGCATTCCTTCGCATAGTCTGTCAGAGCTAATCGTTAGCGATGGCATTTCTGATAGGATTAAAAGGATTTTAAACGAGTATAAAAATAGGAATAAGTTATATTCTTATGGGTTGACAAATAGGCGAAAAATTTTAATAGAGGGCAGCCCCGGAACTGGAAAGACATTGACTGCTTCGGTAATTGCATCTGAATTAACACTTCCCCTTTATACTGTACAGATGGATAAACTTGTCACCAAATTCATGGGTGAAACAAGTGTCAAGCTACGTCAAGTATTTAATAATATAGAAGCTATGATCGGAGTTTATTTATTTGATGAATTTGATGCTATCGGTGCAGACAGAAATTTAGATAATGAAGTTGGTGAAATGCGTAGAATATTAAACTCTTTTCTCCAATTTATTGAACAAGATTCATCTGATAGTATAATAATTGCCGCAACAAACAATTCCAAAATGCTGGACCAGGCATTATTCAGACGTTTTGATGATGTTCTCCATTATTCATTGCCTACAGATAAGGAAATTGAACGATTATTTGCTTATAGGTTAAAATCATACGATAAAAAATTCAGAATTACAAATCAACTTATTAAAGTTGCTGATGGTCTTAGTCAGGCAGAAATATCTCGTGTATGCGAAGATGCTATAAAGGATTCTATACTAAGTGGAACTCCTATTTCTCAGCATCAGGTGATAGATTTAGTCAAGCAACGCCATACTATATATGGAAAAAAGGAGGCATAGTGGATGGCTGTAGATAAAAAGAACATTTTCCTTACTAATACGGCAGAAGCTATGCCCTATGTGTCAAAACCTCAAATGGGAGGGGCTTCTTACCCAAAAAGAGATGTCAAATCTCATGCAGCGTTCATTCAAGCAAAATTGCAAAATTCTTATAAAGCCGCAATTACGCAAAAGCAGGCTGCTGCAATTCGCTATAAAGAAGGCGTATACCTTGAATTTTCAAGTGCCTCACAACATGATTTGGCAATTCAGCGCTTAGAAAATCGACAGCAAGGCATACGTCTTTTAAATGTTCAAGAGGATAGCGAATCTGACACAATTAAAGCAACGGTATATATCCCCGCCGGAAAAGAATCTTATTTTATTAACAAAGTAGAAGCTTATGCTACTGAACAAACGCATACCGGTAACCCCAAAAATAATGATTTGATTGGAAGTATTGAAGATGTCAAGTTAGCTATGCTAGATTCCTTTGGGATTGGTGATAAAAAGACCATGCCAACTTCCACCCCTGTTTGGTGTGAGGTATGGTTACGTTATGATTATAGCGATAAAGAACTTAAAGTTTGGGAAAAAGCAGAAATAAGCTTTTTGGAGATTTGCAAACAAAATCAAGTTAGAGTAGATGATAACCGAATTATTTTTCCAGAGCGTATTGTTAAGCTTGTGTTAGCCAATGAAGAACAACTAAAAATATTTATAAGTACATGTCCATATATTGCGGAAATAAGACGGGCACAGGAGGCTACAACTTTCTTTGCAGAATTATCTAATACTGAACAACAAGAATGGATTGATGAGCTTTTAAGAAGAACTCAT
Proteins encoded in this window:
- a CDS encoding transposase, with the translated sequence MCTSCHVRQPLRMLPFERPQYAVNLKLATVFPMHVEGLYFSVLAMISSYTDRYFVFVFHVAPHHRTCVCFQYKTLVCSNHIVMDNLNTHRPASLYKVFAPQEARRIIKRLELHYTPKHGSWLNIAEIELNVMTRQCLSRRIDTMFRLKTQLRCWENERNQKVSKVSWHFTADNARVKLISLYPNFDLQQH
- a CDS encoding AAA family ATPase, which translates into the protein MATAEQIKSLVKAYVDHNDEKFKTVVLQIAAHEAKLGHDKMARDLKTLIDKVGTKRGSIVQLNSQNPMLELSIPSHSLSELIVSDGISDRIKRILNEYKNRNKLYSYGLTNRRKILIEGSPGTGKTLTASVIASELTLPLYTVQMDKLVTKFMGETSVKLRQVFNNIEAMIGVYLFDEFDAIGADRNLDNEVGEMRRILNSFLQFIEQDSSDSIIIAATNNSKMLDQALFRRFDDVLHYSLPTDKEIERLFAYRLKSYDKKFRITNQLIKVADGLSQAEISRVCEDAIKDSILSGTPISQHQVIDLVKQRHTIYGKKEA